Genomic segment of Flavipsychrobacter sp.:
TTAGTGGCTTTATGTTTGAAAAGGAATCGCCTTGTTGCACCAAAACTTAAGGATGCTATAGTACCTTTTTCTTCCAATGTTTTTTCATCATCACTATGCCAAGCCATACCTTCCTCTCCTGTATGGTAAAGGTTTAATAGACAGGAATTATAACTACCCCTGTTATTTCTTCAACTAGAGCCTTAAGTTCTAACAACTCTTTTGTCCACGCCAACGCTTGTTTAGTAACATTAGAGTAGGTGTAACCATAATCATCATCTCCATACCAAGCTACTTTTCGTTTGGTAATTATTCTTTTACCAAAAATTATTGCCTCATCATGTTGCCAAGCAATATTATTAAAGAGATACTTGAAATACATAGAGGACATATGCTCATCAAGTACCTTACCATAATAAGTTACCACACCATCATAGGGCAATATATTCTCTATCATATCATCATATAAAGTCATCACTCTTGCTCTTTATTTACTCTTGCAGCTTCCCAACCAATTATTGCCATTTTTCTGGTACTACCCCACATATAGTCGCCAATAACACCACTTGCCCTTATAACTCTATGGCAAGGGATAAGGAACCCTACAGGGTTGCTACCAATAGCCGTACCAACTGCTCTTGATGCTTTAGGAGACTGTATCCCCTCTGCTATACTACCATAAGTGGCCAGTTGTCCCATTGGTATCTTCAACAGTGTCTCCCAAACCTTTAGCTGGAAGCCGGTTCCCTTAAGATGTAGCTTCACACCTGTCCAGTTGTCATTGAATATCCCTGCAACACTCTTCGCAATATCCTTTTGTGCTACATACCTTGCATTGGGGAATCTTCTAGTTAAGTCTTCTGTGTTATCATCATCAGCAAACCCCATATAGCATATACCCTTTGAGGTACAAGCCACCAGCAATTTCCCAAATGGACTATCAACAAACTCATATTGTATCAATAGATCCTTCCCTCCATTTTTATATTCTCCTGGTGTCATCCCTTCTATGGTTACAAACAGATCGTGTAGTCGGCTAGTACTCGACAATCCAACTTCCGTGGCTACGTCGAACAAAGTAGGTTGTTGTGCAGACAAAGTTCTTTTTGCATGTTCAACAGATATATACTGAAGGAATTTTTTAGGACTTACACCCGCCCATTCTGTAAACATACGCTGCAAATGAAACGGACTCAAATGAACAGCATTAGCCACTTCATCTAAAGTGGGCTGCTCCTTAAAATGAGTTTTTATATAGTCTATCGCCTTAGCTATTCTATTATAATCTATTGAGGCCTGATCTTTCATTTGAATTAATATACTATAGCGAAACTACTTAGATAGTGCTGTATTAAAAACCCAAAACTTGCTAAATAAACAAAAGAGCTACACAAGTAATATGTAGCTCTAAGGATATTATTGCAGCCTAATTTTAATGCTATTATTTTATAATAAGCTTTTGTGAGCTACGCGCTCCTAATTCATTGCTAACTTCTAAAACATACGTACCACTAGCTATATCATTCAACTCCACTTGTTGTTTCGCTTTTGGATCAATGGATAGTGATCTAATA
This window contains:
- a CDS encoding methylated-DNA--[protein]-cysteine S-methyltransferase, encoding MKDQASIDYNRIAKAIDYIKTHFKEQPTLDEVANAVHLSPFHLQRMFTEWAGVSPKKFLQYISVEHAKRTLSAQQPTLFDVATEVGLSSTSRLHDLFVTIEGMTPGEYKNGGKDLLIQYEFVDSPFGKLLVACTSKGICYMGFADDDNTEDLTRRFPNARYVAQKDIAKSVAGIFNDNWTGVKLHLKGTGFQLKVWETLLKIPMGQLATYGSIAEGIQSPKASRAVGTAIGSNPVGFLIPCHRVIRASGVIGDYMWGSTRKMAIIGWEAARVNKEQE